GGGAATAGGAATTGCAATAGCTAGTTAACATTATTTCATTACTCTAATGCCACTAAGTGACTCATACAAAGGCTCCCACTTGGGGGAAATGTATGCAATCTTAATAGTTATTTATGTTATAGCTAAGAAATTGTTTCCGATTATTTGTTGATTAgttcaaataaataatatatatatatatatatatatatatatatatatatatatatatatatatatatatatatatatatatatatacatgatcTATTGAGTTATTTTCACATAATACAATATAATTTGAAACCAAAGAATTATGAATCATTGGCTCCATTGAAGAACATATTGATCATGTTTCTCAATTAAATATGGATTTCTAATTTGAGGAATAGTAATTTTCTTTTCTGCAGGTTGCTGGGCCTTCTGGACAGATGGCTTGGATCAGAGGTGGGCCAGAGTGTTTGGATGCTAAGAATATTTCCGAAGCTATAGATAATAGGTCATTCCAATGCTTTCTCATCTCctttatattttgatttcaCCATCTTCTTGACCGATACTATctatttaaattttcattttgtctatTCTTCTCAAACTTATATCCTCTTAACTTTATGCAGTTTATTGCGCCTGCAAACTGATTATGTTGATCTTTATCAAATTCACTGGCCTGATCGGTTTGTAcgttgttttatttgtattatcaATTGTGATTGCTGGCGTAGTGTAATAGACAGTATTgtatttttctttgaataaaTATATGGCTTCATGCGTTAGTGGTTTGTATCTTGTATCTTTTACAGGTACGTCCCCATGTTTGGAGAAATTGAATATGATCCAACTAGACAATATTCTTCTATCCCTATGGAGAAGCAGCTTTATGCACTCACTAAAGCGGTTGAATCTGGCAAGGTAGAGATTGTAGGCcacattttttctctttttctttttccaaaTTTCTAGTAGGCAGCTTACTAGTGCTGTTATCTTAATTGTAGGTCAGATATATTGGACTGAGTAATGAAACACCATATGGTGTTATGAAGTTTCTTCAAGTTGCTGACAGAATTCAGGGCTGTCCCAAAATAGTGTCCTTGCAGGTTCTGTTCCTCACTGCCTCCTTGACTGCCATGTCCTACTCTGGGATCtctctttattttcatttgtttttttagatGTAGATATATGAGTGTTTATATCTCACATTTTCTTGTAGAACGCAAAATTAGTGATAGTATCATCTATCACATCTGCTACTCCAAATTTGTGAAAGATGTCTCCTAACAGTGATTTTATCTCACAGAACTCGTACAGTTTACTTTGTCGGACATTTGATTCTGCTTTGGCTGAATGTTGTCATCATGAGAGGTATATactctcatttttcattttgtgaTTGTGTATTAGCTCCTGGAATCTGAATTCTTGTTGGTTGAGAAGGAAACATCTTTCtaagaattattttttctgaaatttatggTAGAAACTCTCAAAGAAAGTTTGTGGTGTGCAGTTTTACTCTTGACCATGATTGTTTTGTTAACAAGTTTTATCTGTCAGTTATTATAGatttaagttgctattttttcTCTGTCCTACATCTTGCTTTtcattttttgtgttgaaatgattcagtcaaggtgtttattgttttttatttgttcattcCTTTGCAGCATCTTCTTGTTAGCCTATAGTCCTCTGGCTATGGGAATACTATCAGGTAAATACTTCATGGGTGAAGGAGGTCCAGCAGATGCTCGATTAAATCTTTTCAGAGGTAGGCTACTTTACATGGTTCTAAGGTACTTGTTAGTTTTTATGATTCctactttttattttctatgttaAATGTTGATTATTTTCTCTGTCGGAAAACAGGGAGATACCAAGAGGGTGAATCTAGATATAATTTATCAAGTCCTGTAGCAAGGGTAGCCACTAGGGTATGATTTCTTCTCTGACCAATGAAGCACTTTGTTAGAACTGTTCAAAATGTTTTCATGTTCTATTCTCTTTCAGTGTAGATATTAAAATGAGTAGTTGCTATTGGTTGTTATTGGAAAATAGTGGGCTTTATAAGCCAAAAGACAATGAAAAAAGTCACAAAGAACtactttttcattttggcttatgAAAAACTATTTCTCAACCGCCTTTTTGGCTTTTCAACTAATCAACAAGCCAAAGCTAAACTCAATCAAAAGACGAACTCAAATCCATTCATCGAACACCCTTTTTTGCAAAAATGACTGATGGTTGTCGCTTGTTGCTGCTAACATTTTAGTTGCTTTGtttgattaaaagaaagtattggttgtttttgttggcCTTTAATACTTGTTGGATAAACCAATTGTTTAAAGAGATGTTAAGAGAATTAGGTGTTGactttttagtgttaattagaGAAATAGTGGGCCAAGAAGCCAAAAACACCGAAAAAAGCCTATCAAAGTAGCCTTTTTTAGTCAAAAACCAGCCGGCTGGTAAGTCATTTACCAATTAcgtttttttttggcttttttaccAACCAACAAGTCATACGCCAATACAAAAGTCATTTTTCAAACACCCATGATGTATGCATGAGTCATGCAACATGATGGAACCTTGACTTTGAAGAAGGTTTACTCTCGTAGTTGCTCTCCaagtattctttttttattgCAGGAATACCTTCAGATTGCAGAAAAGTATGGACTTCATCCAGTTTCCATGGCAATAGGTATGATTAatctcattttcattttcaccttttcttttgttgaaCCTAATTTCTTTCTACAGTTGATTCTGCATGTATAAGCTTGAACAATGTATGCCTAGAGGGTTTTCTGTGGGGGTGACAGTTGCACAACGAATCTTGTGGGTACTTGGTTCTTCAGAAAGTAGAATTCCATCTTCATGAAACTGAGATTTTGTTCTATATGGACTTTGTTGCACCTGAGGTCATTGTCTCTTTAGCAACAGAGGGACCATAGCTGTCGTGGGATTTGCAGAAAGTACACCTGTATTGTAAATCTATGTTCAGGGTCATTACTTTTTTATTCACAACATCCCCGAGCCTTAATCCTAAAAGATTGATGCCTGTACATGAAACAGTATACCACTTTCTTATTAACAAGCTAAAATAAAAGTTGCTCCACATGTTAGGTTTTTATTACGCCGTTGGAGACTTAGACATAGAGTTAAAACAAGATCTCCAAGTTTGTAGTGTAGAAATGTTGCAGATAGAGCACTTAAAGCATGTAAGCTAGAAGTTGTAGAAAATGCGACCTGCTGCACAACCCATTTATAAATTAGGGATTCGACTGTTTAACGCAACGCTTCAACCTTTCATGTCAGAATAGCTATTATATTCcctattttattagaaatattttAGTTTTGCATTTAGTACTGCTTTATTATATGCATGTAGGACAGTTGAGACA
The sequence above is drawn from the Amaranthus tricolor cultivar Red isolate AtriRed21 chromosome 5, ASM2621246v1, whole genome shotgun sequence genome and encodes:
- the LOC130813348 gene encoding uncharacterized protein LOC130813348; translated protein: MAVPLFNLAPDMTVSRLCFGSMTFGEQNSLGESFGLLDKAFDSGINFFDSAEMYPVPQRAETQGRSEEYLGRWITDRKIPRDAVVLATKVAGPSGQMAWIRGGPECLDAKNISEAIDNSLLRLQTDYVDLYQIHWPDRYVPMFGEIEYDPTRQYSSIPMEKQLYALTKAVESGKVRYIGLSNETPYGVMKFLQVADRIQGCPKIVSLQNSYSLLCRTFDSALAECCHHESIFLLAYSPLAMGILSGKYFMGEGGPADARLNLFRGRYQEGESRYNLSSPVARVATREYLQIAEKYGLHPVSMAIAFVLAHPLVASAVFGATKMCQLQEILNACQIKLRAEVIAEINQVHSRFPNPCL